From one Paramormyrops kingsleyae isolate MSU_618 chromosome 1, PKINGS_0.4, whole genome shotgun sequence genomic stretch:
- the LOC111834213 gene encoding SLIT and NTRK-like protein 1, whose amino-acid sequence MLLWIVLLKATLCVAIGNVTRDICKEQICSCNEIEGDLHIDCEKRSFSNLHHLTGPSSQFYHLLLHGNSLSRLFPNEFANFYNAVSLHLENNGLHDIVPGAFLGLQLVKRLHINNNKIRSFKKSTFLGLDDLEYLQADFNLLRDIDPTVFRDLNKLEVLILNDNLISALPNNVFQHVPITHLDLRGNRIKTLPYEGLLEQIPGIVELLLEDNPWDCNCDLVSLKEWLENIPKNALIGRVICEAPTRLQGNDLNDTTEIDLCPSKSGIDSSLVAPPTQEETADSGPLSTPYKIHGEVESPTPGSGQKWRSKSRENWQLKNKPTAMAPANSKSEQQYIVSCPVSCSCKLLESRQGLRVNCEGKKIATLSSLKPKPTSVQELNLRDNNIHSVKKNQFQDYQNMTLLDLGGNNIKLIENSTFQNLTGLRWLYMDKNYLDTLIPEMFTGLQNLEYLSLEYNNIQMITAGTFNPMPNLRVLFLNNNLLKSLPVDVFLGVSLSKISLHNNYFAFLPAAGVLDQLNAIIQIDLHGNPWECSCNIVPFKQWTETLGSEVVVSDLKCESPEEFWKKDFRLISNDLLCPQLYSKILPTYSSKNNSISADKGTRSNSYPEPSRVSISVLVPGLLLVFVTSAFTVVGMLVFILRNRKRSKRRDGNSSASEINSLQTVCDSSYWHSGPYLADGAHRAYDCATHTLTD is encoded by the coding sequence ATGCTGCTTTGGATTGTGTTGCTGAAGGCGACTCTTTGTGTTGCTATTGGGAATGTTACAAGGGACATTTGTAAAGAGCAGATCTGCTCATGCAATGAAATAGAGGGTGATTTGCACATTGACTGCGAGAAAAGGAGCTTTTCAAATCTCCACCATTTAACTGGTCCCAGCTCTCAGTTTTATCACTTGCTACTTCACGGAAATTCATTGTCAAGACTGTTTCCCAATGAGTTCGCTAACTTTTATAATGCTGTTAGTTTACATTTGGAAAACAACGGTTTGCACGACATTGTTCCCGGTGCTTTTCTGGGATTGCAGCTTGTCAAACGACTTCACATAAATAACAACAAGATACGATCGTTTAAAAAGAGCACATTTTTAGGCTTGGACGACCTGGAATATTTGCAAGCGGATTTCAATCTGCTGAGAGATATTGACCCAACTGTGTTTAGAGACCTAAATAAACTTGAAGTTTTAATTCTGAACGATAACCTTATCAGTGCACTTCCCAATAACGTGTTTCAGCACGTCCCGATAACCCATCTCGATCTGCGTGGGAACAGAATTAAAACGTTGCCTTACGAAGGACTTCTTGAGCAAATACCAGGGATAGTGGAGCTTTTATTAGAGGACAACCCCTGGGACTGCAACTGCGATCTGGTTTCTTTAAAGGAATGGCTTGAGAATATCCCAAAGAATGCTTTAATCGGAAGGGTCATCTGTGAGGCGCCAACCCGACTGCAGGGAAACGACCTAAACGACACGACAGAAATCGATCTGTGTCCTTCAAAGAGTGGGATTGATTCCAGTTTGGTTGCCCCTCCTACCCAAGAAGAGACTGCTGATTCTGGACCACTTTCAACGCCTTATAAAATACATGGCGAAGTCGAGTCCCCGACGCCAGGATCTGGGCAAAAGTGGCGTTCAAAATCACGGGAAAACTGGCAGCTGAAAAACAAGCCCACGGCTATGGCGCCTGCAAACAGCAAAAGCGAGCAGCAGTACATCGTGTCATGCCCGGTTTCGTGTAGCTGTAAACTGCTGGAGTCCAGACAAGGTCTCAGAGTTAATTGCGAGGGCAAAAAAATAGCAACATTGTCCAGCCTAAAGCCTAAACCCACTAGTGTGCAGGAACTCAATCTAAGAGACAACAACATACACAGTGTGAAAAAGAATCAATTTCAAGATTATCAGAATATGACTCTGCTTGATTTGGGAggaaataatataaaattaatagAAAACTCCACCTTTCAAAATCTAACGGGATTGAGATGGCTATATATGGATAAGAATTATTTGGATACACTGATCCCTGAGATGTTTACTGGATTGCAAAATCTGGAATATCTAAGTCTGGAATATAATAATATCCAAATGATAACTGCAGGGACATTCAACCCCATGCCTAATTTGAGGGTTTTGTTTCTTAACAACAATCTGTTAAAATCACTACCTgtggatgtttttcttggagtgTCCTTGTCAAAAATTAGCCTGCACAATAATTACTTTGCATTTCTCCCTGCGGCCGGTGTCTTAGACCAGTTAAATGCTATTATACAAATTGATTTGCACGGCAATCCATGGGAGTGTTCGTGCAATATAGTACCCTTTAAACAGTGGACTGAAACGCTTGGATCAGAGGTTGTAGTGAGCGACTTAAAATGCGAATCGCCCGAAGAATTCTGGAAAAAAGATTTCCGGCTGATCAGTAACGACCTGCTGTGCCCCCAGCTTTACAGCAAAATCCTGCCCACATATTCATCTAAAAACAATTCAATTTCCGCAGACAAGGGGACGCGGTCCAACTCTTACCCGGAACCGAGCAGAGTTTCCATCTCTGTGCTGGTCCCCGGTCTGCTCTTGGTTTTTGTCACATCTGCGTTCACTGTTGTTGGAATGCTTGTCTTTATCTTAAGGAATCGTAAAAGGTCAAAGAGAAGAGACGGAAACTCGTCGGCTTCGGAGATAAATTCCCTTCAAACAGTGTGCGACTCATCGTACTGGCATAGCGGGCCTTACCTCGCAGACGGTGCGCACAGAGCCTATGACTGTGCTACTCACACGCTCACTGACTAG